One Tunturibacter gelidoferens genomic region harbors:
- a CDS encoding SCO family protein, translating into MRYGRTIRRGWQAAILCCALFGAPLFAQVSSYGDKQSGDNAGDQLPQVLQKVGVSQHLNQQLPLDASFVDDTGKTVKLGDYFGKHPVILSLVYYNCPMLCSEELDGLTGALEMVKLTPGKDFDVVIISIDPSETPETAAAKKAFYVKRYGRPETASGWHFLTGQRPAIDAVTNAVGFGYVKVPGPDGKLTQFAHASSIEIVTTDGKLAQYYLGVEYSPKDMLLGLIDASGNKIGSPVANILTYCYHYDPQTNKHSLIIARVVQFGGMVTVAGLGGFMFLMFRRDVNSAREHDLTKKENG; encoded by the coding sequence ATGAGATACGGGCGGACAATCCGACGTGGATGGCAGGCGGCGATTCTTTGCTGCGCCCTGTTTGGTGCACCGTTGTTTGCGCAAGTCTCAAGCTATGGCGATAAGCAGAGTGGCGATAACGCTGGCGACCAGTTGCCGCAGGTTTTGCAGAAGGTCGGGGTTTCGCAGCATTTGAATCAGCAGCTTCCTCTGGACGCGTCTTTTGTGGACGACACCGGGAAGACTGTGAAGCTGGGCGACTACTTTGGAAAGCATCCCGTTATTCTTTCGCTGGTTTACTACAACTGCCCCATGCTTTGTTCTGAGGAACTGGACGGACTGACCGGTGCGCTGGAGATGGTCAAGCTGACACCCGGGAAGGACTTCGATGTAGTAATTATCAGCATCGACCCGAGTGAGACTCCGGAGACCGCGGCGGCAAAAAAAGCCTTCTATGTGAAGCGTTATGGGCGCCCGGAGACTGCTTCGGGTTGGCACTTCCTTACAGGGCAGCGACCGGCGATTGATGCGGTAACGAATGCAGTCGGGTTTGGCTATGTCAAGGTTCCCGGACCTGATGGAAAGCTGACGCAGTTCGCCCATGCGAGCTCGATCGAGATTGTTACGACGGACGGGAAGTTGGCTCAGTACTACCTGGGAGTGGAGTACTCGCCGAAGGACATGCTGCTTGGGCTGATCGATGCTTCGGGCAACAAGATTGGTTCTCCGGTGGCGAACATTTTGACCTATTGCTATCACTACGATCCGCAGACGAATAAGCATTCGCTGATCATCGCGCGAGTGGTGCAATTTGGCGGCATGGTGACGGTCGCAGGATTAGGCGGCTTCATGTTTTTGATGTTTCGACGAGATGTCAACTCCGCGCGCGAACACGACCTGACTAAGAAAGAGAACGGATAA
- the coxB gene encoding cytochrome c oxidase subunit II → MHISPVLWQFLVKWLNASALFPREASTIAPYADALYFFLLLITVIGLTLVGLLVFGFSIRYRKEKHPEAIQVEGSTLLEATWTIIPLALFLIVFVWGALLYFRIYNPPTNAMNIYVVGKQWMWKAEHPGGQHEINALHVPTGRPVQLTMISQDVFHSFSIPDFRVKREVIPGRYSTVWFQATTPGTYHIFCTQYCGTNHSAMIGEVTVLSPDDYDKWTQESTSGMSLAQNGERLFASMGCNACHSGSAAARGPNLAGVYGSKLQLASGSQVLVNDAYLRDSILNPSQHITAGYAPIMPTYQGQISEDGLIDLVEYIKAMQSNYRVQQTLTTSQSNETAPTTPGVVKP, encoded by the coding sequence ATGCATATCAGTCCAGTCCTGTGGCAATTTTTGGTGAAGTGGCTCAACGCTTCGGCGCTCTTTCCGCGCGAGGCGTCGACCATTGCGCCCTACGCTGACGCGCTCTACTTCTTCCTGCTGTTGATCACAGTGATTGGTCTGACGCTGGTGGGTTTACTTGTCTTCGGTTTCTCGATCCGCTACCGCAAGGAGAAGCACCCAGAGGCGATTCAGGTGGAAGGGTCGACCTTGCTCGAGGCGACCTGGACGATCATTCCCCTCGCTCTCTTTCTGATCGTGTTCGTGTGGGGCGCGTTGCTGTATTTCCGGATCTACAATCCTCCGACTAACGCGATGAACATCTATGTGGTCGGCAAGCAATGGATGTGGAAGGCAGAGCATCCGGGCGGGCAGCACGAGATCAACGCGCTGCACGTGCCGACTGGCCGCCCTGTGCAGTTGACGATGATCTCGCAGGACGTGTTTCATAGCTTTTCGATTCCTGACTTTCGCGTAAAACGTGAGGTGATTCCGGGACGCTACTCAACGGTTTGGTTTCAGGCGACGACTCCAGGGACTTACCATATCTTTTGTACGCAATATTGTGGGACGAATCACTCGGCAATGATTGGCGAAGTCACCGTGCTGAGCCCGGATGATTATGATAAGTGGACACAGGAGTCCACCAGCGGCATGTCGTTGGCTCAGAATGGTGAGAGACTCTTTGCGAGTATGGGCTGCAACGCATGCCATTCGGGGAGTGCGGCTGCTCGTGGACCGAACCTCGCGGGTGTTTACGGGTCGAAGTTGCAGCTTGCCAGCGGATCGCAGGTGCTGGTCAACGACGCCTATCTGCGTGATTCGATCCTTAATCCTTCGCAGCACATCACGGCCGGATATGCGCCGATCATGCCGACTTACCAGGGGCAGATCAGCGAAGACGGCTTGATCGACCTGGTCGAGTACATCAAAGCTATGCAGAGCAACTACCGTGTCCAGCAGACGCTGACCACGTCACAGTCGAACGAAACGGCGCCGACAACGCCAGGGGTGGTGAAGCCATGA